In Winkia neuii, a genomic segment contains:
- a CDS encoding NAD kinase: protein MRKVYAQLHSDRASAKEAYLELRAGLEDRGVALVDHIDDEVELVMAVGGDGTVLSAAPLARDAGLPLFGINLGHMGFLTEAEKEDLKVVIDHIVRADFQVEDRMCMKITIRPPHACPTEDWALNEAAILHTDAAHPAHFGLGIDGQGVSTYGADGIILATPTGSTAYSFSAGGPVVWPDVQALVVTPLAAHGLFTRPLVVSPTSLIEVAVSMEQRSHLELWCDGQRCSLLEPGTVLTMTRSEKPVRFARINKAPFSSRLVAKFDLPVHGWRDN, encoded by the coding sequence ATGAGGAAGGTATATGCGCAGCTACACTCAGATCGGGCCTCGGCCAAAGAGGCCTATCTTGAGTTGCGGGCTGGGCTTGAAGACCGAGGTGTAGCACTAGTAGACCACATAGATGATGAGGTAGAGCTCGTCATGGCAGTGGGAGGCGACGGTACCGTCCTTTCGGCGGCCCCATTGGCGAGGGACGCAGGATTGCCTCTATTCGGCATAAATTTAGGGCACATGGGATTTCTTACGGAGGCCGAAAAGGAAGATTTGAAGGTGGTCATCGACCACATTGTGCGTGCAGACTTCCAAGTTGAGGACCGCATGTGCATGAAGATCACCATCCGTCCTCCGCACGCGTGCCCAACCGAGGACTGGGCCTTGAACGAAGCTGCCATATTGCACACAGATGCCGCCCACCCGGCACACTTCGGCCTTGGCATAGACGGACAGGGTGTATCAACTTACGGGGCAGACGGAATTATCCTGGCCACGCCCACGGGCTCTACCGCTTACTCATTCAGTGCAGGCGGACCAGTGGTGTGGCCAGATGTGCAAGCTCTTGTTGTTACCCCGCTTGCTGCGCACGGTCTTTTTACGCGACCTCTGGTTGTATCGCCTACTTCGCTGATCGAGGTCGCAGTTTCTATGGAACAGCGTAGCCACTTGGAGCTGTGGTGTGATGGGCAGCGTTGCTCGCTGCTTGAACCAGGGACCGTCTTAACGATGACTCGATCGGAAAAACCAGTTCGTTTTGCCCGAATTAACAAGGCCCCCTTCTCATCTCGGTTGGTGGCAAAGTTCGATCTTCCGGTACATGGGTGGCGAGATAACTAG
- a CDS encoding NUDIX domain-containing protein: MLSDAAEQKRVLESSRPWQGAVFGIRTDSVDFGDVIAKRDYLDHPGAVCIVALRNESDPEICLIKQYRHPIRATLWEIPAGLTDVEGETLLEAAKRELAEEVGLAASQWDTLVDLFSSPGCSNERLRVFLARGISSCPAPEGFVKEAEEAELELRWVKLTEVLQEIFSGSIHNPSTVTGVLAASAAVEGGFQNLRSPDDRWCLSRDSLQE, from the coding sequence ATGCTCAGCGACGCTGCAGAACAAAAGCGGGTACTCGAGTCCTCGCGCCCCTGGCAGGGAGCTGTCTTCGGCATTCGCACCGATTCAGTCGACTTTGGGGATGTGATCGCGAAACGAGACTATCTAGATCACCCGGGAGCTGTTTGCATCGTCGCACTTAGGAATGAGTCAGATCCAGAAATCTGTTTGATAAAACAGTACCGCCACCCGATCCGGGCGACACTTTGGGAAATTCCTGCCGGGCTTACCGACGTGGAGGGGGAGACCTTGCTAGAGGCGGCGAAACGCGAGCTGGCAGAGGAAGTCGGTTTGGCGGCATCGCAATGGGACACCCTTGTGGATCTGTTTTCCTCGCCTGGATGTTCCAATGAGCGGCTTAGAGTGTTTCTTGCTAGAGGCATTAGTTCCTGTCCGGCTCCTGAGGGGTTTGTCAAGGAGGCTGAGGAAGCGGAGCTAGAGCTTCGGTGGGTAAAACTTACCGAGGTGCTCCAGGAGATTTTCAGTGGATCTATTCACAATCCTTCAACTGTGACTGGAGTGCTTGCTGCCTCCGCTGCTGTCGAAGGCGGGTTTCAAAATCTCCGCAGCCCAGATGATAGATGGTGCCTATCAAGAGATTCGCTGCAAGAGTAA
- the recN gene encoding DNA repair protein RecN, with amino-acid sequence MLEELNIENLGVIESAQLSVANNLTVLTGETGAGKTMVLTSLGLLTGSKPDLGKVRAGSERAHVEGIFTLAENSKAANIITDAGGLIEDSTVVLARSVPAKGRSRAFAGGRSVPAAILSEAGEQLVAIHGQADQLRLRSASAQRERVDQVGGRPLQAVLRRYRQKYAAYKNAVATLEEWRKNSRARAVEIEILRSGIQQIDELALSEGEDDELRQQIERLTNVEDLREATARALNHISREGGIADSLGIVIESLNKAANYDAQLENSAAAASSIEAEVQDLAGTLASYLEDLQADPAALEHKHERLAKIIEVGRGRAESATALLRWREEAGQRLAEIDGGTDREEELAEQVAVLREETLELGRQLSKLRRQAAKQLGESTSKELTELAMPNARILAEIDSLDEPAEFGMDKVSLKLQSHPSLPPVGLGEGASGGELSRIMLALELSSLGDHDDAPVMIFDEIDAGIGGQAATSVGLRLARLAQSRQVIVVTHLAQVAAYGDRHIVVEKQGGKATVRQVEGEDRVLELARMLSGHTDSKSARVHAAELLGASHV; translated from the coding sequence GTGCTTGAAGAACTAAACATAGAAAACCTTGGGGTTATAGAGAGCGCCCAGCTTTCAGTGGCGAATAACCTGACCGTCTTGACCGGCGAAACTGGTGCTGGCAAGACAATGGTTCTTACCTCCTTGGGACTACTCACCGGCAGCAAGCCGGATCTGGGGAAAGTCCGGGCTGGCAGTGAGCGGGCTCATGTAGAGGGCATATTCACCCTTGCCGAGAATTCAAAAGCGGCGAACATAATCACTGATGCTGGTGGGCTCATCGAGGATTCCACAGTCGTACTGGCTCGCTCCGTCCCAGCGAAGGGACGCTCTCGGGCCTTCGCTGGAGGGCGAAGTGTTCCTGCCGCAATTCTCTCTGAAGCTGGAGAGCAACTTGTAGCAATTCACGGGCAGGCCGACCAGCTGCGGCTACGATCTGCATCTGCGCAGCGAGAGCGTGTAGATCAGGTGGGAGGACGCCCTCTGCAGGCGGTTCTTCGCAGATATCGACAGAAGTATGCGGCATACAAGAATGCCGTTGCAACCCTCGAAGAATGGCGGAAAAACTCTCGCGCTCGTGCAGTAGAAATAGAAATATTGCGTTCGGGAATTCAGCAGATAGATGAGCTTGCTTTGAGCGAGGGCGAGGACGACGAGCTACGCCAGCAAATAGAACGCCTAACTAACGTAGAAGATTTGCGTGAGGCTACTGCTAGGGCACTCAACCACATTTCGAGGGAAGGCGGGATTGCTGACAGCTTGGGCATAGTAATCGAGTCTTTGAATAAGGCAGCTAATTATGATGCCCAGTTGGAAAATAGCGCAGCTGCTGCAAGCTCGATAGAGGCAGAGGTCCAAGACCTCGCGGGTACCTTGGCAAGTTATCTTGAAGACTTGCAAGCCGACCCCGCAGCCTTAGAACATAAGCATGAGCGCTTGGCGAAGATCATCGAGGTTGGGCGAGGACGTGCAGAGTCCGCAACCGCTCTGCTGCGCTGGCGCGAAGAGGCAGGACAGAGGCTTGCCGAGATTGACGGGGGCACCGATCGCGAAGAAGAGCTTGCCGAGCAGGTGGCTGTCTTACGGGAAGAGACTTTGGAGCTAGGCCGACAACTCTCGAAATTGCGCCGCCAAGCCGCCAAGCAGTTGGGCGAATCGACCAGTAAAGAGCTGACGGAACTAGCAATGCCGAACGCAAGAATCCTGGCAGAGATAGATTCATTGGACGAGCCCGCTGAGTTCGGCATGGATAAGGTTTCCCTGAAGCTGCAGTCGCATCCGTCACTGCCACCGGTAGGGCTAGGTGAAGGCGCGTCGGGCGGAGAGCTGTCTAGAATCATGCTCGCCCTCGAATTGAGCAGTCTAGGTGATCACGATGACGCCCCGGTAATGATATTTGACGAGATAGATGCAGGCATCGGAGGGCAAGCAGCGACATCTGTAGGGTTGCGCTTGGCGCGCTTGGCTCAATCGCGACAAGTAATAGTGGTTACCCACCTGGCTCAAGTTGCAGCATATGGCGACAGACATATTGTGGTCGAAAAGCAGGGTGGGAAGGCAACTGTTAGGCAGGTAGAGGGCGAAGATCGCGTTTTGGAACTTGCGCGAATGCTCTCTGGGCACACCGACTCGAAATCAGCTAGAGTGCACGCCGCTGAGCTCCTTGGCGCCTCGCACGTGTAA
- a CDS encoding HAD-IIA family hydrolase: MNVKAESLDPIARKALNGLNADNAETVARHLVMAGSLIDIDPEAAYAHAQAAVARAGRIGPVREAAALAAYACEKFPEALREVRAVRRLTGEDSLRAIEADCERGIGKPEKALEIIGDTSTAGMSVGEQAELALVASGARADLGEPEAGLLVIEDFLDTRKVEDDEVLSRLLHVKVDRLRELGREEEADQVEAEIPAVPEPLTIVDFDEVVEADMEYVPSDLQGCRKPLSQNFELALVDLDGVAYMGSSPIKYADTGLMSAKEGGMELVFVTNNASRTRQEVKDKLAGYGIEVDEDKIMTSAMDGVAILKEILPPGAKVLSIGGNGLRKAVTEGGFELVESADDRPAAVIQGYDPSVGWAELSEGAYAINQGAAFVATNMDATLPTERGFSLGNGSLVHAVEHATGVSAKAGGKPFPGIYRHAVELAEGSKAMCIGDRLDTDIAGARAAGYPVLHLLTGVASAKDVALAKKEERPTYLGLDMRSLLEPVPGPVKTANGDWTCGSSRAFRVERGTIQVDEVPLEADSVTLKLDDYRALVAAVWEARDNRDRVTVPQIEVTRNPEVENAADQEATPEQEADDTEVNE; this comes from the coding sequence ATGAATGTTAAGGCTGAATCGCTAGATCCCATTGCCCGCAAGGCGCTAAATGGGTTGAACGCAGATAACGCTGAGACTGTAGCGCGCCATTTGGTTATGGCCGGTTCTTTGATCGATATTGATCCCGAAGCGGCATACGCCCACGCGCAGGCAGCAGTGGCCAGAGCCGGTCGAATTGGGCCGGTGCGAGAAGCGGCCGCGCTTGCAGCCTATGCTTGCGAGAAATTCCCTGAAGCCCTCCGCGAGGTTCGCGCGGTGCGCCGACTGACAGGCGAAGATAGCCTGCGCGCAATTGAAGCGGACTGCGAGAGAGGCATTGGCAAGCCGGAGAAGGCTCTGGAGATAATCGGCGACACCTCAACGGCCGGTATGTCGGTTGGGGAACAGGCTGAGTTGGCGTTGGTTGCTTCTGGGGCTCGGGCCGATTTGGGCGAGCCGGAGGCCGGACTTCTTGTTATTGAGGACTTTCTCGATACCCGTAAGGTAGAAGACGACGAGGTACTCTCTCGCCTCCTGCATGTTAAGGTAGACCGTCTGCGTGAACTGGGGCGCGAGGAAGAGGCCGATCAGGTAGAAGCTGAGATTCCGGCGGTTCCTGAGCCTCTGACTATCGTTGATTTTGACGAGGTCGTTGAAGCAGACATGGAATACGTGCCCTCCGATCTTCAAGGGTGCCGGAAGCCACTGTCACAGAACTTTGAGCTCGCCCTCGTGGACCTGGACGGCGTCGCGTACATGGGATCTAGTCCAATTAAGTATGCCGACACCGGACTCATGAGTGCTAAGGAAGGCGGCATGGAGCTCGTCTTCGTAACTAACAACGCCTCACGCACCCGGCAGGAGGTAAAAGACAAGCTAGCCGGTTACGGAATAGAGGTAGATGAAGACAAGATCATGACCTCCGCGATGGACGGCGTAGCTATTTTGAAGGAAATCCTGCCTCCAGGCGCAAAAGTCCTGTCCATCGGTGGCAATGGATTGCGCAAAGCTGTTACTGAAGGTGGCTTCGAACTTGTCGAAAGTGCCGACGATCGTCCAGCTGCTGTGATTCAGGGCTACGATCCGTCCGTAGGTTGGGCGGAACTCTCCGAGGGCGCTTACGCCATCAATCAGGGTGCCGCTTTCGTGGCCACAAACATGGACGCGACGCTACCTACTGAACGAGGCTTTAGCCTTGGAAATGGCTCCCTGGTGCACGCAGTTGAACATGCAACAGGAGTTTCCGCGAAGGCGGGAGGCAAGCCCTTCCCGGGGATTTATCGACACGCTGTCGAACTGGCCGAAGGCTCCAAGGCAATGTGCATTGGCGACCGACTGGATACCGACATTGCGGGAGCTCGTGCCGCTGGTTATCCAGTACTTCACCTCCTTACTGGTGTTGCAAGCGCAAAAGATGTTGCACTGGCTAAGAAGGAAGAACGCCCCACCTATCTAGGTCTTGACATGCGTTCTTTACTTGAGCCTGTTCCTGGTCCAGTAAAGACCGCTAACGGGGATTGGACTTGCGGATCGTCAAGGGCATTCCGGGTAGAACGCGGCACAATTCAGGTTGATGAAGTTCCCCTTGAGGCAGATTCAGTCACGCTGAAACTCGACGACTACCGGGCCTTGGTAGCAGCGGTTTGGGAAGCACGTGACAACCGCGATCGCGTCACGGTTCCCCAGATTGAGGTAACTCGCAATCCTGAGGTCGAGAACGCGGCAGACCAGGAAGCCACTCCTGAGCAAGAAGCGGACGATACCGAAGTAAATGAGTGA
- the murJ gene encoding murein biosynthesis integral membrane protein MurJ: MGFRRSLPQLLGAVGLISGLTLVARVFGFIRWFAQFAWVGQGETANAYASANQIPNIIYEVAAGGALAGITIPLLAAPLAKAMKADIDRIASSLLTACLVLLIPIGALIALGAPAIATLLPAPVGSNAHAQQLLLTLFLRVFAVQIPLYGISVVLTGVLQAHKKFFWPAFAPLLSSLVVIATYALYGANQGAADSASQVGAEAINILAWGTTAGVAALSLPLFIPVAKLGVRLRPRLALSHAEVHRAIALGSAGVGALLAQQFAALSVLSLARAYGDVGTVAIYQYTQAVYMLPYAVLAVPVATAVFPDLARAAARPHREGFASATRKSTSTVCAIAVVGTGLLVAGAKPVARIFEILKPVPGMSPSLVALAPGIVGFALIFHLSRVFYAIDRGKIAVSASAAGWVIAALGSWGFCALLAPDGADGPMTLLALSLGSSVGMSVAGGGLLYGLRQIGLASEAKQSLLVLGKCGVVVAGGSWLAWLLQVPILRVLPGISGTLVAGIVGLAVIAVAAVPAVRVVKRGMRNEDLAANGQSRRRGTGARKTDC, from the coding sequence ATGGGGTTTAGGCGCTCCCTGCCCCAGCTACTTGGGGCTGTGGGCCTCATTTCGGGGCTCACCCTGGTAGCGCGTGTTTTTGGTTTTATCCGTTGGTTCGCCCAGTTTGCCTGGGTAGGACAGGGAGAAACCGCAAACGCATATGCCTCAGCTAATCAGATCCCCAATATCATTTATGAAGTAGCTGCTGGTGGGGCGCTGGCGGGGATAACGATCCCACTGCTAGCAGCGCCGCTCGCAAAGGCAATGAAGGCAGACATAGATCGAATCGCGTCCTCCTTGCTAACCGCCTGTCTGGTCCTACTGATTCCTATCGGCGCATTGATAGCTTTAGGGGCGCCTGCTATCGCGACGTTGTTGCCCGCCCCCGTTGGTAGTAACGCGCATGCCCAGCAGCTGCTGTTGACTCTGTTCCTCAGGGTGTTTGCCGTCCAAATACCGTTGTACGGCATATCGGTCGTATTAACCGGGGTGCTGCAGGCCCACAAGAAATTTTTCTGGCCGGCTTTCGCTCCCCTGCTGTCCTCATTGGTGGTAATAGCCACATACGCCCTGTACGGGGCCAACCAAGGAGCAGCGGATAGCGCGAGCCAGGTAGGGGCAGAAGCCATAAATATTCTTGCCTGGGGGACAACCGCTGGGGTGGCGGCCTTATCGCTGCCTCTATTTATTCCGGTAGCCAAACTCGGAGTGCGGTTGCGCCCACGACTCGCACTCTCCCATGCAGAGGTACATAGGGCGATCGCGCTCGGTTCTGCGGGAGTTGGCGCGCTACTGGCCCAGCAGTTCGCAGCACTCAGCGTGTTATCTCTTGCCAGGGCATACGGAGACGTCGGCACTGTTGCCATCTACCAGTACACGCAAGCAGTTTATATGCTGCCTTATGCCGTTCTTGCGGTTCCGGTGGCGACTGCGGTTTTTCCTGATTTAGCGCGGGCAGCTGCCCGCCCTCACAGGGAGGGCTTCGCAAGTGCGACTAGGAAATCGACATCTACGGTGTGTGCAATAGCAGTTGTCGGCACAGGACTGCTCGTCGCAGGTGCGAAACCGGTGGCGAGGATATTCGAAATTCTAAAGCCTGTGCCTGGAATGTCGCCCTCGCTAGTAGCCCTGGCTCCCGGAATCGTAGGGTTCGCGCTGATTTTCCATCTGAGTAGGGTGTTCTACGCAATTGACAGAGGCAAAATTGCTGTTTCAGCCAGCGCTGCAGGCTGGGTTATAGCTGCCCTAGGCTCGTGGGGATTTTGTGCGCTCTTGGCTCCCGATGGGGCAGATGGTCCTATGACCCTATTGGCGCTGTCCTTGGGGTCTTCGGTGGGCATGAGCGTAGCTGGGGGTGGGCTCCTGTATGGGCTTAGGCAAATCGGGCTAGCTAGCGAGGCAAAACAATCTTTACTTGTCCTAGGAAAATGTGGCGTCGTTGTGGCAGGCGGCTCATGGCTTGCTTGGCTACTGCAGGTGCCGATACTGCGGGTACTTCCAGGTATATCCGGTACGCTGGTTGCGGGCATTGTTGGCCTTGCGGTTATAGCGGTAGCTGCGGTGCCAGCTGTCAGAGTCGTAAAAAGAGGGATGCGCAATGAGGATCTTGCAGCTAATGGCCAGAGCCGGCGGCGGGGTACCGGCGCACGTAAGACAGATTGTTGA
- a CDS encoding copper transporter: MIDFRYHLVSLMAVLIALTLGVVLGAGPLQGPLSSALTGQVNRLTEQQATLNQQLSEAHTAVRNSDAYVNGLAAAVLPGSLKDQKVGLIVLPGTEADDVKAVSDKLAQSGASVVGQLSLEADWFTQARESYRKSLVSSISSYLEAAPGGSATTGTIMGAGAVQLLTTPGDKSSALAEILTSKSAPLVTVTKAASEPAKSVVVIGPRSDKDGSKEQKKESQGYSDDAVTGLAQSVAKAPEGGVLTGSAEAEESLIAKVRAGGVSVATVDSIGQISAAVSTPLALAAAKAGHPGAFGFQTGADKPIPDVKAK, from the coding sequence TTGATTGATTTTCGCTACCACCTAGTCTCACTGATGGCGGTTCTGATCGCCTTGACCTTAGGCGTGGTCTTGGGGGCAGGTCCACTGCAGGGGCCCCTTTCTTCCGCGCTTACTGGGCAGGTAAACCGCCTCACAGAACAGCAGGCAACACTAAACCAGCAGCTATCTGAGGCTCACACTGCGGTTCGGAACTCCGACGCTTACGTGAACGGCTTAGCTGCAGCGGTGCTGCCCGGATCGTTGAAGGATCAGAAGGTTGGCCTAATCGTTCTTCCCGGCACTGAGGCCGACGACGTTAAGGCAGTTTCTGACAAGCTGGCGCAGTCCGGTGCCAGTGTTGTCGGGCAGCTCTCTCTAGAAGCTGATTGGTTCACCCAGGCCAGGGAGTCCTACAGGAAGTCTTTGGTCTCTTCTATTTCCTCCTATCTGGAGGCTGCTCCTGGTGGGAGCGCAACCACAGGAACGATCATGGGAGCAGGGGCGGTACAGCTACTTACCACTCCGGGCGACAAATCCAGTGCGTTGGCCGAAATTCTGACCTCGAAGTCGGCCCCCTTGGTAACGGTTACTAAGGCCGCTTCGGAGCCGGCGAAATCTGTAGTCGTAATTGGTCCGCGTAGTGACAAGGATGGTTCGAAGGAGCAGAAGAAGGAATCTCAGGGCTACAGTGATGACGCTGTTACGGGGCTTGCACAGTCTGTAGCCAAGGCGCCAGAGGGCGGAGTCCTTACAGGCAGTGCTGAGGCGGAGGAATCATTGATTGCGAAGGTGCGCGCAGGAGGCGTATCCGTTGCGACTGTGGATTCGATCGGCCAGATCAGTGCTGCTGTGTCTACCCCGCTTGCTCTAGCGGCCGCCAAGGCTGGACACCCCGGAGCCTTCGGGTTCCAAACCGGTGCGGATAAGCCTATTCCTGACGTGAAAGCCAAGTGA
- a CDS encoding TlyA family RNA methyltransferase has protein sequence MGRLRRIDSELVRRKYAPSRTKAAQMIQDGLVKLDGQVVVKPARQVDPAQAIEVTESAQDGYASRGAYKLSGALDILGANAPSITNVRALDAGASTGGFTDVLLRRGAASVVAVDVGYGQMAWRLRTDPRVELLERTNVRTLEPEQVGEPPSLVVGDLSFISLTLVIPALAKVSAADAHFLLMVKPQFEIGKDRLGHGGVVRDPAHRIETVLKVASCAVENGLIVHSCAASPLPGPSGNVEYFLHMSKTGTQCSEEQLTKMVEDAVAAGPQGAHK, from the coding sequence ATGGGCAGACTGAGGCGTATCGATTCTGAGCTAGTGCGCAGGAAATATGCGCCCTCACGAACTAAAGCTGCCCAGATGATTCAGGATGGACTGGTCAAGCTAGATGGTCAGGTCGTGGTCAAACCTGCTCGCCAGGTCGATCCGGCCCAAGCTATAGAGGTTACCGAGTCCGCCCAAGATGGGTATGCCTCCCGCGGAGCATACAAGCTAAGCGGGGCTTTAGATATCTTGGGCGCAAATGCTCCCTCGATAACTAACGTAAGGGCCCTCGATGCGGGAGCATCTACAGGTGGGTTCACCGACGTACTCCTAAGGCGCGGTGCCGCCTCGGTAGTGGCAGTAGATGTGGGCTATGGGCAGATGGCATGGCGACTGCGCACCGATCCTAGAGTAGAGCTGCTTGAACGCACGAACGTACGTACTCTGGAGCCGGAACAGGTAGGGGAGCCGCCATCTTTGGTCGTGGGCGATTTGTCTTTCATCTCCTTGACGCTCGTGATTCCCGCGCTAGCAAAGGTCTCCGCTGCAGACGCCCATTTCCTGCTTATGGTCAAGCCGCAATTTGAGATTGGAAAGGACCGGCTTGGCCACGGGGGAGTCGTCAGGGATCCAGCTCACCGGATTGAAACGGTTCTAAAAGTGGCCAGCTGCGCTGTAGAGAACGGACTGATAGTGCACTCCTGCGCTGCTTCTCCGCTTCCGGGACCGTCCGGAAACGTTGAGTATTTCCTTCACATGTCCAAGACAGGAACCCAGTGCTCGGAGGAGCAACTGACTAAGATGGTTGAAGATGCCGTCGCAGCCGGGCCTCAGGGAGCACATAAATGA
- a CDS encoding glycosyltransferase family 4 protein produces the protein MRILQLMARAGGGVPAHVRQIVDLLTDAGHSVLVAGPADTVCRFPDRAEVEIGSSPSKYDLRAIRKISQLAAEFDVVHAHGLRAGALACLADTGAAKVVVTLHNKPVGPRAVSLVGSVLLRIIAAKADTVLGVSPDLVEWATSAHAQRSELALVPAPSRGIGKAQRFLDATGLGNTPIILQVARLSVQKGLDLFLAALHRVDVPYQAVIIGDGPEYSRLAKLAEGADVHFLGRRDDIADALAAASVFVSTAVWEGQPVAIQEALISGVPVVATDVGGTSVVTGKDGALLVPRDPDQIADAITSLLQDAAKRASAAKRARAAASRLPSPAQVLDSLLRIYSLNRSAPRRAER, from the coding sequence ATGAGGATCTTGCAGCTAATGGCCAGAGCCGGCGGCGGGGTACCGGCGCACGTAAGACAGATTGTTGACCTGCTGACTGATGCAGGCCACAGTGTGCTAGTTGCTGGGCCGGCTGACACTGTTTGTCGATTCCCGGATCGAGCCGAGGTTGAGATCGGCTCTTCTCCCTCTAAATATGACCTGAGGGCAATCCGGAAAATATCCCAGCTAGCAGCTGAATTTGACGTGGTGCACGCCCATGGGTTGCGAGCTGGAGCTCTGGCGTGTCTGGCGGATACCGGCGCCGCGAAAGTGGTTGTAACTCTGCACAACAAGCCGGTTGGGCCAAGGGCCGTCAGCCTTGTAGGAAGTGTTCTGTTACGAATTATTGCTGCCAAAGCAGACACGGTCTTAGGGGTTAGCCCAGATCTTGTCGAGTGGGCTACCTCTGCGCATGCTCAGCGGAGCGAACTTGCTTTAGTGCCTGCGCCATCAAGAGGGATTGGGAAAGCACAGCGGTTCTTGGATGCCACGGGTCTTGGCAACACTCCGATTATTTTGCAGGTGGCTCGCCTTAGCGTGCAGAAGGGGTTGGACTTGTTCCTTGCGGCTTTGCATCGGGTAGATGTGCCGTACCAGGCTGTGATCATTGGCGACGGCCCCGAATACAGTCGGCTTGCAAAGCTTGCCGAAGGTGCAGATGTCCATTTCCTCGGACGGCGGGACGACATCGCCGACGCGCTGGCAGCTGCGAGTGTTTTCGTCTCTACCGCGGTCTGGGAAGGACAACCGGTAGCCATCCAAGAAGCCCTGATTTCGGGCGTGCCCGTAGTGGCAACCGACGTGGGGGGAACCAGTGTGGTGACGGGCAAAGACGGCGCGTTGTTGGTTCCTAGAGATCCTGATCAGATTGCCGATGCGATAACCTCTCTGCTTCAAGATGCTGCCAAGCGAGCGAGCGCTGCCAAACGGGCACGCGCCGCTGCTTCCAGACTGCCCAGTCCTGCCCAAGTTCTCGATTCCCTACTCAGAATTTATAGTCTTAATAGATCTGCCCCAAGACGCGCAGAAAGGTAG
- the steA gene encoding putative cytokinetic ring protein SteA, protein MATLFRRSKKRGLSQDEGPAQVDKRTKNLTRRLEEGAIAVINHADIDRVAAEALVNARPVAVLNAAKSTTGRYPNMGPGIILEAGITLIDDLGTDVMQVREGTVLTLKDNEVYSGGKLVAAGVKQTAETNKNAMEEARSGLSVQIEAFAANTMEYLRRERELLLDGVGVPEVRTKLDGRQVLIVVRGYNYKEDLRSLKPYIREYKPVLVGVDGGADAIREEGYKPDMIIGDMDSVSDEALRCGAEIVVHAYKDGRAPGTERLDRQGIDYITFPATGTSEDVAMLLADDKGAELIVALGTHATLVEFLDKGRAGMASTFLTRLRVGSKLVDAKGVSKLYQPKVSNRQAILFALVGIASVLIALAVTPAGQTFYGVIGLYLSRLWATITGANGFGPIYPFT, encoded by the coding sequence GTGGCTACGTTGTTCAGAAGGTCTAAAAAACGTGGGCTGTCCCAAGATGAGGGGCCGGCTCAGGTAGATAAACGCACAAAAAATCTGACGCGGCGACTCGAAGAAGGCGCTATTGCGGTAATTAACCATGCCGATATCGATAGGGTGGCCGCCGAGGCTCTTGTGAATGCCCGGCCTGTGGCGGTGTTGAACGCAGCTAAGTCGACTACCGGGCGTTATCCCAATATGGGGCCTGGAATCATCCTTGAGGCAGGGATAACACTAATTGACGATCTCGGTACAGACGTCATGCAGGTCCGGGAGGGGACCGTCCTAACGCTGAAGGATAACGAGGTCTACTCTGGTGGGAAGCTGGTCGCTGCGGGCGTGAAGCAGACTGCCGAGACAAATAAGAATGCCATGGAAGAAGCACGCTCAGGACTGTCCGTGCAGATCGAAGCATTCGCTGCCAACACTATGGAATATCTGCGTCGTGAACGGGAGCTCCTCCTCGACGGGGTAGGTGTGCCAGAGGTCAGGACTAAGCTGGACGGCCGGCAGGTGCTTATCGTGGTGCGCGGTTACAACTACAAAGAAGACTTGCGTTCGCTGAAACCTTATATTCGCGAGTACAAGCCCGTCCTTGTTGGTGTGGACGGAGGTGCCGACGCGATCCGTGAAGAGGGCTACAAGCCAGATATGATCATCGGAGACATGGACTCCGTCAGTGATGAGGCATTGCGCTGTGGTGCCGAGATCGTGGTGCATGCTTACAAGGATGGGCGCGCGCCAGGCACTGAACGTCTAGATCGCCAAGGAATCGATTACATTACCTTCCCTGCCACGGGCACGTCTGAAGACGTAGCGATGCTGCTTGCTGATGACAAGGGAGCCGAACTTATTGTTGCTTTAGGCACCCATGCCACCCTGGTTGAATTCTTGGATAAGGGGCGCGCCGGTATGGCGTCGACGTTCCTTACCAGGCTGCGGGTGGGTTCTAAGTTGGTTGATGCAAAGGGTGTTTCCAAGTTGTATCAGCCGAAAGTCTCGAATAGGCAGGCTATCCTCTTCGCCCTGGTGGGCATAGCATCTGTACTAATTGCTCTAGCTGTAACTCCCGCGGGCCAGACCTTCTACGGGGTAATTGGGCTATACCTATCTCGGCTATGGGCAACTATTACCGGGGCAAATGGCTTCGGACCTATCTATCCGTTCACATAA